The sequence GCAGGGCGGGTAATCCATGACGGCGTAGTGCTGCGTGCTGCGGTTGTCCCAGATGGCGACGCTGTCGGGCGACCAGCGCCAGCGCACCTGGTATTCGGGAACGTGGGCCTGGCTGATCAGGTACTGCAGCAGGTGCTGCGCACCGGGTGCGTATTCCTGGCCATGGCGCACGTTGTCGGGCGTGTGGAAGTTGGTGAAGTGCGTGGTGAAGGCGTTGACGAACAGGATCTTCTCGCCGGTGTCCGGATGCGTGCGCACCACCGGATGCTCCGCATCGGGGAACTGCGCCTTCAGCGCGAGGCGCTTTTCGATCGGCATCGCCGCGCCGAACGTCGCTTCGATGCTGTGCCGCGCACGCAGGCCCGCGATCTGTTGCTTGATGTGTTCGGGCAGGTTTTCGTAGGCGAGGGCCATGTTGGCCCACATCGTGTCGCCGCCGGACGGCGGACATTCCACGCAACGCAGCACGCAACCGAACGGCGGCGCGACGCGCCAGGTGGCGTCGGTGTGCCACGCGTTCTCGTAACGATCGTTGGGCTTGTCCGGCGACTTGTAGATCTGCACGAGACCCGGATGGTCCGGGTCGCTGCCTGCCACGGGGTGGTCTTCGAGTTCGCCGAAGCGGCGTGCGAAGGCCACGTGCTGGGCGCGCGTGATCTTCTGGTCGCGCAGGAACAACACCCGGTGCTTCACCAGCAACTGGCGAAGGAAATGGAACAGGTCGTCGTCGTGGATGGCGTCGGCCAGCCAGATGCCGGACACCTCGGCTCCGATCGC comes from Lysobacter sp. KIS68-7 and encodes:
- a CDS encoding TauD/TfdA family dioxygenase, whose translation is MRIDLLTCAIGAEVSGIWLADAIHDDDLFHFLRQLLVKHRVLFLRDQKITRAQHVAFARRFGELEDHPVAGSDPDHPGLVQIYKSPDKPNDRYENAWHTDATWRVAPPFGCVLRCVECPPSGGDTMWANMALAYENLPEHIKQQIAGLRARHSIEATFGAAMPIEKRLALKAQFPDAEHPVVRTHPDTGEKILFVNAFTTHFTNFHTPDNVRHGQEYAPGAQHLLQYLISQAHVPEYQVRWRWSPDSVAIWDNRSTQHYAVMDYPPCHRKMERAGIIGDVPY